One Rhinolophus ferrumequinum isolate MPI-CBG mRhiFer1 chromosome 10, mRhiFer1_v1.p, whole genome shotgun sequence genomic window, tggaaacaATGACTGGCCCTCAGGATGCAAAAGTTGACAGGCCACTGTTGAACTGTATCTGagttttccatttccctttcatAGAAGTCAAAACAGGCCAAGGCACACCTGAGAGGATGTGGGACCATCTCTTTGGAGCAACAAGGATTCGACTCCTTTGAGCCTCTGTGACAGGCTTCTGATGTAAGAAGGTGGGAATTTCCATTCTTATTTTGCCTTTACACTTCAAGAAATTGTCATCTGAGTTTTGTGCCTGAGTTTTGGCTCCTTAATTTGACCAGCTCTAGTGTTTCCAAAATTATCACGTTGAGACGATTGTTAGGATTCACATCCATGGTATACAATTTTTTGCATTTGAACTATTTCCATAGGATACATCTCTAGAAGTGTAATTATAGTTCAGGAGtgtggacattttattttatttttaagattttcattaaaatatagctaacatacaatattgtattagtttcaggtgtgcatcaCAGTTATTCAAGAGAGGCGTGTGCACATTTTAATTGGTCTTGATATATGTTGTCAAGCAAGTTTCTTAGTCCTGGAGGCAATTGTACATAAAtcaaatatcttattttcttgtCAATGTTCTTCTACTCTAATTGGACAGTAAGGTCTTTCTCTGGATATTATGGGTGACCACTGGGGCAGGAAAAGGTGGCGTCTTAGACAACAATTCAGAGAGACTGAGCTGCAAGTGCTTGATATGGCCAGGAAAACAGACTTAATAATGACGGTGGACCAGATCCCTACCACTCCACAAGCCAAACATTTAGATGGAATCTGATCTGGGATGAACCTTGATCATGAAAGTGCCAAACTTCTGTTTATTGAAGTTCTCTAAAGGAGCGAGTGAAGCACATGGGAACTGGGAGTCTCCTTTATTCATGAAAAGAAATTTGTCAGATAAAAAAGCTCCAAAACCACGGATGACAAAGCAAGGCAATAGGAAACCATGCATTATATTATAAATCtgctttatttagaaattataaatgagcaaagaacAGAGGAAACACAGTAGGGATACACTTGTGTTTCGTGATTACTGCAAGAGAGGAACCCACACTTGGAAGATGGGAAATCCCTGGGCCAGTGGAAACCAAGGGGAAGTTGCCCTTTTCTGCAGTAGAACCCAAATAGTGACCTTCTGATGGTGAGCAATGGCAACTCAGGTGGAGAAGGTATAGGTAAGAGGAGAAATGAAGGTACTGAGCAACTTCAGTTCTAACTCAAGGACTAAGAGAAGTGGAAAGCAGGAACAAAGCAGCAACCTGAAGATAGACCATGCAGCTAAACAGAGGGCTTGAGACAATGTGGAACTGAGAGCCGATAACAGGAGGACTTCAGTGCTTGTAGCTCTTCCTGCTGGAGGCTGAGGTGGTGCTGTATTTGATGGTGGAGGTGCTGCCCCCAGCAGAGCTGAGGCCACCCCCAAAACCTCTGCCACTGCCGGAACTGAAGCCAGCTCCAAGGCCGTGACCACTGCCATAGGAGTAGCCGCTGCCTCCGCCCAGGCTTAAGCCACCGCCGACACTGCCGGCGCCGCCATAGCCACTGGAGACGGTGGACTGCACCACAGCTGTGGGGGGAGGAGAACAAAGACACTCAGACCGGGTGAGCTCATTCGCCGAGCCTGACACCAGTCAGAAGAGCGCAAGGGCAAGGGAGGGAGGTAAGCAAAGATACTTACAGATGTTAACTGGTCCAACGCCTTCCCCACTCAGCCTAGGAGGAAGGAAACACAGGGACCATGAGATCTCAGAGAGCCACTATGGGACCAGTGTGGGAAGCCTCCCTGTGGGGCTAGTTGGTGGGAAAGTGCCTTTTAAATGGTTCTCTGAGAGGAAGAATCATGGCCACGACGAGAGGGCCTTAACGTGTCCTCATTGGCTGGACATCATGGAAATGCACCCATTGTCGGAGGGGTTGTCAGTTACTCACCTGCACTCCTCGCCCTCCAGCAGCTTCCTGTAGGTGGCAATCTCCATGTCCAGGGCCAGCTTGACATTCATGAGCTCCTGGTACTCGCGCAGCAGCCGGGCCATGTCCTGCTTGGCCTTCTGCAGGGCGTCCTCCAGTCCCACCAGCTTATTCTTGGCGTCGTTGAGGGCCAGCTCCCCACGCTGCTCGGCATCAGCGATGGCGGCCTGCAGGCTGGCACACTACATGGGGAGATAGGCAGAAGGAACTTGGAATCCCGTTCTCCAGAGGAGACTAACCGTGGTTCTTTCCCAGTGAGGAAGCATTCCAGAGCCCAGATTGCATGGGAAAGGCAATCTGACTCTTTTTGTCAGGTCTTCGCCTATTCTGCAAGACTTATCCAGTCTGGGAGCCATGTGTTAACCTTTGTTCCTCTTTGTGTTAACCTTCCTGCACGAGGATGTGGGGGCTGACTGGTGGAAGATACAACAGCACATGTCCAACTTGTTTCTTGTATTCCCAAGTCAATCGTTCTGCTTATGTAATCTCTTTTCAATGCCTCTTGCCTATATTTTTATAGCTCAGGCCAAGGGATACTGGTTTTGTTCCAACCTTTGTCTCACACTCATGTTGGGATCATCTCTCCTACCTGTGGCAACTCACTAAGGGTAGGTACTGCACGTTCTCCTCCCCCTGCTGCTACCTCAGTTCCCAGGCACCTCCCAGAAGATGGTTGATGACAGCCTGGTGATCCAGCAAGAACACGATGCTTTTCTTCTGCATAGTCCTCATCTTACCTGTTTCTTGACGTGGTCGATCTCAGATCTCAGCCTCTGGATCATGCGGTTGATCTCAGCAATCTCCTGCTTGGTGTTGCGCAGGTCATCCCCGTGTCTGCCAGCTGTGACCTGAAGCTCCTCATACTGTAGACCAGAGGGAGAGAAGGTGATGTGTACGGCCTTTCACGTGCTGGTGAATTTCACTTCTGAATCAGGCATTTAATAAACTTGAACCTAATGGCTTCCCCACAAGAGATTTTACAAGGCCCTTGGATACTACACACTGATCTCAGACCATCCTTGTTATGGGACCACTGACTGTCTAGTTTGCCTCAGAACCACTATGTTGTGCGCTATGTTTCTGAGATCCAGCATCAGGGTTAAGCTAAGCAATGCCACTGGGTCTTTCTCTATATTAGCTTTTCTCCCGCACTGCACTTCTGTGGCTTACTAGACTCACACATAAATTCTGTAAATATCTACTCTGTCAGTGCAGGCTACACCTTCTGTGAGAGGACCCCAGCTCCCTAGAATTCGATTTCCCAGTGAAGACTGCAGACTTGCTGCTGGTCTTCCGGGAGTGAGCCGAGGAATCCCTCAGCAGCTGCCCACTCACCTTGCTGTGGTACCAGGACTCGGCCTCAGCTCGGCTCCTCTGAGCGATCTCCTCATATTGGGCTTTGACCTCGGCGATGATGCTGTCCAGGTCCAGGTCACGGTTGTTGTCCATGGACAGGACCACGGACGTGTCTGAGACGTGGGTTTGCATCTGAGCCAGCTCCTACATAACAGAGATTGTCAGATCATCTTCTCCAGCGACACTGACAGAGTTCATAACCCCGAGACCTTGCCCCCTTTTGCTGGGCCCCATCACAGTAAATAAAAGGGAGCTGGACATGCTTACTGCGTCATAGAAGGCTCTCGTGAAGTTGATCTCATCCATGAGAGCATCGACCCTGGCTTGCAGTTCAACCTTATTCATGTAAGCAGCATCCACGTCCTGGGGAATCAGCCAACAACTTGGAGTCAGCTgagccctccttccccacctgcccGTCTTTAGCCTCCCCACCTATTCTCCTCTCAGCTGTGGGCAAAGACCCAGAGTCCTCGCCATCTGCCAGGAAATGTGACCTTGCTCTTAATCAGCTCACCTTCTTCAGAGTCACAAATTCATTCTCTGCTGCAGTGCGCTTGTTGATTTCATCTTCATATCTAGAATGAGAAAGAGACAAAGCATAACTGAGCAGCGGTGAAGATGACACAGAAAAGGCAGCCCGGGATCCAAGCTTTCCATAGCGGATACATCCAAATTGAGCTTTCCCTCTGGTGAGTCTAAAAGATGATTTTTGTGGCCCCTGAATTGTTTCTTTACTCTCCTCATCCACCTACTGAcccttttgttcttttgtgtttgtttttaggcAACAATTATGATTTGTCATTTCACAGACATGTTTTGCTACAAAACGATGCTCACATCTTCTGTACTCGGTCACCTGATAGGCAACTGATCTCGTTTCTCTCCTTCAACTCACTTGCTCTTGAAGTCCTCCACCATGTCCTGCATGCCCCTGAGCTCCGAGTCCAGGCGGCCTCTCTCGCCGAGAATACTGTCCAGCTGTCTCCTGAGGTTGTTGATGTATTGCTCGAACAAAGGCTCCAGGTTCTGCCTCACGGTCTTGGTGCCCTGCTCCTGCAGCAGGGTCCACTTGGTGTCCAGGACCTTGTTCTGCTGTTCCAGGAACCGCACCTGGAGGAACACAAGTTGGTTGTTTGCCAGATGAAGGAAGTAAGAAAGAGATGTGAGTTGTCAGGTCCACAAGCAGGCCTGGGTGGTCACATGGTGATGCTGGGTTACTATAGAGCATGTGCAAAAACTCAGACTGACAGTCGTGCTCCCCCAAACTATTTTCCTTCGCAACCCACAGATATCCCAGAGAAGGTCCCCCGTGGACCTTGAGGTGTTCTGACTCTATGCTCTGAAGTCTATCAGTGACTTTTGacgtttcttctctttctcttggcaAGCACAATcacaaatctattttaaaatagtattccGTGATACATTGagcaaagtttttattttgttaggagCCAGTTAAGGGGCGATAAATGTTTACAATCTAGTGATCAAATTTAAACCAATTAACAATTAGATCCAATCTAATGTCCGTTTAGTGCATGAGTTTCCTCTAGAACATCCTCATTTAAtggttgttttctgtttctagaatAGATTAGTGTTTTTATGGAACATATAGAtgtttctgagtctttttttctAACCCAcccagaattttgttttcttccttttcttttttcccctccccagaGCTCTAGAGCAGTTAGATGTCCActggacttttctttttaacGTCTTAGATTCTGTAGGAGGTATGGCTAAGCCCCTCCCATTTCTCTGTGTTTTATGGTTATTAAAAGTTGAGAATTCTTCCCAGACAGAATGAGGGATATTTAAAGATTCTGTTGTTCTAATTGATTTCCATCAACTTTTGTGCTGTTGCATCCCCGTTGGGAGCCTGTCTgagtctcttcctccctctcccctgttCTGCCCCCCAGTGGGACAGTCACTATTCCCCAGTTTGGGGATTCGGAGAACCCAGTGGAGGGCCGGTCCCGCCCGCTCACCTTGTCGATGAAGGAGGCAAACTTGTTGTTGAGGGTCTTGATCTGCTCTCGTTCTTCAGTCCTCACCCGCTGGATGGTGGGGTCGATTTGCAGGTTCAGAGGAGTGAGGAGATTCTGGTTGACCGTGACCTCTTGGATGCCTCCAGGGGGGCACACAGGGAAGCCGGAGCCCCCATAGCCACCAGCGAAGCCAGCTCCACCACCGAGCCCAAAGCCCATACCAGTTGCACCGCCGAAACCAAATCCACTCCCGGCTCCTCCTCCAAAGCCAAAGCCACCTCCAACTCTGCTGCCATATCCACCACCGATGGCACAGCTGCCCCCTCCGATGGAGATCCTCTTTGAGCCCCCCAGGCTATAGAGGCTCCGGCTGCCAAAGCCAGCCCCTCCACACACTCCACCGAAGCCACCACTGCCCCTGGAGCGGGACACGGAGACGCTGCTGAAGCCAGAGCGGCTGGTCCCAGGGATTCTGGCTGAGCTGGCACTGAAGCCACGATGGCTGCTCCTTGTGATGGATTTGCTAGACATGGTTCCCGAAGATGAGGAGGCTGAAGAAGGCGTGAGAGGCTGGAGGGTAGGGCTGAAAGGAGCAGATGTGTGAGATGAGCCGCCCGGCAGCAGTTTATATATGGTGAAATGGGCTGGGCTCTGTCCTGGAAGGTGAGCTTGCATATTGGAAAGGGCTGGGCTTTACAAACAATGAGATCACCCCTAGTATCTATAAAGGTATGAAATATGAAGATTGCATTTTTGGCTTCCTTTAGTCAGGGATAAATTCTCCTGCCTTCCAGCCTTGACTTGATCCCAACACAATAAGGCTGGATGTAAATTCACTGAAGTCATGAATTAGTCATATTCTCAAACAAAAGAGACAAGGCACTGATCTGTGATAattgtcttttccttctgcttactCAGACATTCATCTGTGTGTCCCCTTCCCACACAGGTTTTCTCCTCCACTAGCACCACCCTTCCCATCAGGGTGGGACTGTCTCTGAGGGCTTACAGGCATTTGCTCAATGCCCTGAGCAAGAAGTGGCCTGCAGTGGTTTTTCCACCATGTTTGTACCTGTCCTTCAGGAGCTCCTGGATGTTGTTCCTGGTGGCCTGGCCGTGGGAATGGGGGCTACTTAGGGGGTATAACCTTCCTTTGAAAGGCAACAAGAACAAAAGAGTTGAGTTTTTATAGTGCAAGAGCAACACCTGCTCTCTGTCATGTCTGATAAGCTGCTCAACTGGTCGTTTCCTGAGAGGACAGGAAACATTACCCAAGGCCACTCTGCCCAGGAAACTGAGGTTTCTCTCCAAACCAGCACCTCCCTTCCCAATGTGTGCTTTTTCATTGAGATGGTTATCgtgtaaatttttcttttcatctggaATTCATAGACACCTTTTCTCTGCTGTTTTGGAATGTTCACTTAGATCTTAACTTCAAGAATCTAAAATGAGCAGgacaaaaatcattaagaaattcACTGAATTTTGATTCCCACAGTTTTCACATTTCTTAAGAATCGAGTCAAACATCTTAATGGGGTGTGTACAGAAAGTTTAGGGGCATATAGAAGCAGTGAATCATAAAAATGTGCCCTTACAAGTGTGATGATATCACAAGTAcattccaaatttatatttctaatctCAGCCCTTGAAATCTGAAATCCCTACATATCTTCTCAGAGGAGAGCAGGCTGTCAGATGAGCATGGTGTTTGGTTTAGAGGGGAATGAGGTTCTTTTTTTCCAGTCTATGCATTAAATACTGAGCACAAGGAACTTTGAGAGCAATTGTAAGCACGTTCTACGAGCACATCTGGTTACATGGGCAACCAGGGCAGGGAAGACGAGCTCCCACATTCAGGGGACCTGAAGAAAGCTTTTGTTACTATTTTACAAGCAGTCCTGTCTCTCCAATGTTTTTGGGGCAAAGAGCACTCAGGAAGGCAGGGCATTTCCTGCCCAAAGGAGGTGCTAAGTCAGCGTCTGGCTGGAAAGAGATACCTTCTTAAGACAATGGCAGCAGCTCCTCATCCTCCACCCCGGTTGCACAATGGTTGACCAAGAAATGGGCTGCCACCCAGTTCTGGGAAAGAAGCATTCCTTCCCATGGCACAGTGTTCTGTCCATGTTACTTTCTTGGGATAGGGGCTGTAGGCTTGGCATGGATGCCAGGCAGGGTAAGAAGGGTTGGCCCGTCAGGCGGGAGCAGCATGCATTGGCTCAATGTCTTATATCCACGTCAAGGTTCAATGTCCACGGCTGCTTTCGCATATGATGGCAGAGTGGGGTAGTTGTAACAGAAAGTGTGTGGCTCACAAAACCTAAAAGATTTCCTATGTAGCCCTTTAACGAAAAGTTTTGCCAGCCCCTGGTTAaaagtgtgggctctggagacGGAGTACTCAGGCTCGTACTCGGACTCAAATGGGTCTGTATGCAAATCACTCACTTGTTACAGACGTCAACTGGGGGAgaaaatagtacctaccttacaGTGTTGTGACGATTACATGAGATAATTAATGTGAAGGCCTTAGCCGTGTGGCAGCACATACGTTCTCAATGAAGATGagctaatattattattataaagggAGTATGAAGAAACTTGGTGCATTCAGGCACCCACCAGAATCTTCAAGCACTGGAACCCAGGTGCAGcttatgtgtgagtgtgtgtgtgtgtgtgtgtgtgtgtgtgtgtgtgtggtgacggggtggagtgaaaaaaaataaaagcaacattaGTAAGGACCTAGAAGCCACACATAGGCAGATGCCTAGACAACACCTTGCCCAAGTAGCTGGACAGTAACAGTGGGCAACAGTCGGAAGGAGAATCCACGTTCTTGGTGGGAGCCCAGCAGGCTGTTCCCTTCCTCCTCAGGAGTCAGGTTCCCCTGCATCACCCTCTGCTGGGTCCTCGTCTGTTTTTTGGGCTGTGCACAGAGGGCCAGGCTGCCATCaaccagcacaggtgaccagatTGCTTCCTCTTTTAATACTGATTTTATCTATTTCTAGGGTGGGGGTAGACTCATCTCTGAATGAAGTATATAATTTCATTGCAGCAGGAACCTCCCATTCAACCATTTAGCCCATCAGAGGATGGTTTAACTTCAACATATTATCCAGTCTCAAGCTTGGCATGCACACCAGATAACACCAGCAATATAAATGGTAGATTtataagacatttatatatacattatatatatattatatataatatataaatatattatattatatacaaagaGTATAgctttaaatataatatatttataattatattatattataattatattctatTATGTATAAAGATATACccttgtgtttttcaaaattcccTTCAACGCCCGCCAGGGAATGCGCCCTCCGCACCAATTCCAGTGACCCTGACCGTGAGTGCGTTTAGCTGAGAGCACTCAGAGAGATGACGCGAGCTCCTATGACGATGGAGGGAGAGTTGGAGAGGACGGACCCCATGGCAGATTTGTTTCTGATTCCACTTTTTCCTAGTCCCACCACCCTTAAAAGGTCAAGTCTGTACTTGATTCGTTTACCCTtgattttctgtatctttctttgGGTGTGCAGACGTGCCCCATGTTTCCTAACCCATTTTTAGGCTGCCATCCTGGGCTGAGCTGGacttctttcctcctctggaGTCCGgccctctgcc contains:
- the LOC117029217 gene encoding keratin, type II cytoskeletal 6A isoform X2; this encodes MSSKSITRSSHRGFSASSARIPGTSRSGFSSVSVSRSRGSGGFGGVCGGAGFGSRSLYSLGGSKRISIGGGSCAIGGGYGSRVGGGFGFGGGAGSGFGFGGATGMGFGLGGGAGFAGGYGGSGFPVCPPGGIQEVTVNQNLLTPLNLQIDPTIQRVRTEEREQIKTLNNKFASFIDKVRFLEQQNKVLDTKWTLLQEQGTKTVRQNLEPLFEQYINNLRRQLDSILGERGRLDSELRGMQDMVEDFKSKYEDEINKRTAAENEFVTLKKDVDAAYMNKVELQARVDALMDEINFTRAFYDAELAQMQTHVSDTSVVLSMDNNRDLDLDSIIAEVKAQYEEIAQRSRAEAESWYHSKYEELQVTAGRHGDDLRNTKQEIAEINRMIQRLRSEIDHVKKQCASLQAAIADAEQRGELALNDAKNKLVGLEDALQKAKQDMARLLREYQELMNVKLALDMEIATYRKLLEGEECRLSGEGVGPVNISVVQSTVSSGYGGAGSVGGGLSLGGGSGYSYGSGHGLGAGFSSGSGRGFGGGLSSAGGSTSTIKYSTTSASSRKSYKH